The following proteins come from a genomic window of Paenibacillus spongiae:
- a CDS encoding YpdA family putative bacillithiol disulfide reductase yields the protein MNDEQIIIIGAGPCGLAAAIELQAVGVDALIIEKRNVVHSISQYPTYMHFFSTPELLEIGGIPFTTANDKPSRIEALNYYRNVALRRQVRINAYEAVTSITPSAEGLYELTSVNRHGEQLAYRAKAVVIATGYFDHPNELGIPGEDLDKVSHFFREAHPYTGMNVAIIGGSNSAIDAALELERVGAKVTVVYRGEHYSKSIKPWVKPSFESLVSKGRIAMRFSSRVVAIDSRSVTIENAEGTEQIANDFVLALTGFHPDRAFLTSIGVTIEPEGYPTFNEDTMETNVPGIYLAGVVASKREANEIFIETGRFHGKKIATHLLASERYRTVSNPIHP from the coding sequence ATGAATGACGAACAAATCATCATAATCGGCGCCGGACCTTGCGGTCTGGCAGCTGCTATCGAACTGCAAGCGGTCGGCGTGGACGCACTTATTATCGAGAAGCGGAACGTCGTTCATTCCATCTCTCAATATCCGACCTATATGCATTTCTTCAGTACGCCCGAGCTTCTCGAAATAGGCGGGATACCGTTCACGACCGCCAACGACAAGCCTTCCCGGATCGAGGCGCTCAACTACTACCGCAATGTGGCCCTTCGGCGTCAAGTACGGATCAACGCCTATGAAGCCGTCACTTCCATCACGCCTTCTGCTGAAGGATTGTACGAACTGACAAGCGTTAACCGTCACGGTGAGCAGCTAGCCTACCGCGCGAAAGCGGTCGTGATCGCCACCGGATATTTCGATCATCCGAACGAGCTTGGCATTCCGGGTGAAGATCTCGATAAGGTTAGTCACTTCTTCCGGGAAGCGCATCCCTATACCGGTATGAACGTGGCTATTATCGGGGGAAGCAACTCCGCCATCGATGCCGCACTGGAGCTTGAGCGAGTCGGCGCTAAGGTTACCGTCGTCTACCGCGGCGAGCATTATTCGAAGAGCATCAAGCCTTGGGTCAAGCCTTCTTTCGAAAGTCTTGTATCCAAGGGAAGAATCGCCATGCGCTTCTCTTCCCGCGTCGTTGCGATCGACTCGCGCTCCGTGACGATTGAAAATGCCGAAGGAACGGAGCAGATCGCCAACGACTTCGTCCTTGCTCTGACCGGCTTTCACCCCGACCGCGCCTTTCTCACCTCGATCGGCGTGACGATTGAGCCTGAAGGATACCCGACGTTCAACGAAGACACGATGGAGACCAACGTGCCCGGTATTTATTTGGCCGGCGTCGTAGCATCCAAGCGGGAAGCCAATGAAATCTTCATCGAAACTGGCCGTTTCCATGGCAAGAAGATTGCCACCCACCTGCTTGCTTCGGAGCGGTACCGTACCGTGTCGAACCCGATACACCCATAA
- a CDS encoding M42 family metallopeptidase has product MLDFLKQILQTPSPSGYCMQIMKLIQDEAVRLGYAMELTPKGNGIITIPGAAEGGALGLSAHVDTLGAMVRSIKSNGMIRFTPIGGYAMHTVEGEYCLIHTRDGRTYEGTVLSTKPSVHVYSDARDWKRDEANMEIRIDEKAATKEEVQQLGIGVGDFISWDPRTRMLPNGWIKSRHLDDKASVAALYGMMEWLKREAVIPGRTVKLIFSTYEEVGHGTAHIPQDITELIAVDMGAIGDDLSTTEFDVSICAKDSSGPYDYMMTSKLIELAKRESIPHAVDIYPHYGSDASAALRGGSNIRAALIGPGVHASHGMERTHADAVVNTAALLLAYILEPQDK; this is encoded by the coding sequence ATGCTCGATTTTCTAAAACAGATCCTCCAAACGCCGAGTCCGAGCGGCTACTGCATGCAAATAATGAAATTGATTCAAGACGAAGCTGTCCGGCTCGGCTATGCGATGGAGCTGACTCCAAAGGGAAATGGGATCATTACGATTCCCGGAGCCGCAGAGGGAGGCGCGCTCGGTTTATCCGCTCACGTCGATACGCTGGGCGCGATGGTGCGCTCCATAAAATCGAACGGCATGATCCGGTTTACGCCGATCGGCGGTTATGCCATGCACACCGTTGAAGGAGAATACTGCCTTATCCATACGCGTGACGGCCGAACCTACGAAGGAACCGTGCTGTCGACGAAGCCATCGGTTCATGTCTATTCCGATGCAAGAGATTGGAAACGGGATGAAGCGAATATGGAAATTCGGATCGACGAGAAGGCGGCAACGAAGGAAGAGGTGCAGCAGCTTGGTATTGGAGTAGGAGATTTCATCTCTTGGGATCCCCGTACCCGAATGCTGCCCAATGGTTGGATAAAGTCGCGACATCTGGACGACAAAGCCAGTGTGGCTGCTCTGTACGGCATGATGGAATGGCTGAAACGCGAAGCCGTGATCCCGGGCAGAACGGTCAAATTGATTTTCTCCACCTACGAAGAGGTGGGGCATGGGACGGCGCACATTCCGCAGGATATTACGGAATTGATTGCGGTGGATATGGGCGCGATTGGGGACGATCTCTCGACGACCGAGTTCGATGTTTCCATCTGTGCCAAAGATTCGTCAGGTCCGTATGATTACATGATGACATCGAAGCTGATCGAGCTGGCAAAGCGCGAATCGATTCCGCATGCTGTAGATATCTATCCGCATTACGGCTCCGACGCATCGGCTGCGCTGCGCGGGGGAAGCAACATCCGTGCGGCCTTGATCGGGCCGGGCGTACATGCTTCGCACGGAATGGAACGGACCCATGCGGATGCCGTGGTGAATACGGCTGCCTTACTGCTAGCCTATATCCTGGAACCGCAGGACAAATAA
- a CDS encoding thymidine kinase, which produces MAHLYFKYGTMNSGKTFEIIKVAHNYEEQGKAVLIFSPAVDTRSGAEHIGSRVGFKRQAIPIRDDTDLFEYVRAYQSAPESKPIYCVLVDEAQFLKKHHVMELTRIVDEWNIPVMAFGLKNDFQNQLFEGSYNLLVQADKIEEIKTICWYCDRKATMVIRFRDGQPVNEGEQIQVGGNEDYKPVCRRCYKNAFHHDGRAPQ; this is translated from the coding sequence TTGGCTCATCTATATTTCAAATACGGTACGATGAACAGCGGCAAGACGTTTGAAATTATTAAAGTGGCTCATAATTATGAAGAGCAGGGCAAGGCGGTTCTCATCTTCTCGCCTGCGGTCGACACGCGAAGCGGTGCCGAGCATATCGGTTCCCGCGTAGGCTTCAAGCGCCAGGCGATCCCGATCCGGGACGATACCGATCTGTTCGAATACGTCAGGGCATATCAGTCTGCTCCCGAGTCGAAGCCGATCTATTGCGTGCTCGTCGATGAAGCGCAATTTCTGAAGAAGCACCATGTGATGGAATTAACCCGGATCGTGGATGAGTGGAATATTCCGGTGATGGCCTTCGGACTAAAGAATGACTTTCAGAATCAGCTGTTCGAAGGAAGCTACAATTTGCTCGTTCAAGCGGATAAGATCGAGGAGATCAAGACGATCTGCTGGTATTGCGACCGAAAAGCGACGATGGTGATCCGCTTCCGTGACGGACAGCCGGTTAACGAAGGCGAGCAGATTCAAGTCGGGGGGAACGAGGATTATAAGCCGGTTTGCCGGCGGTGCTATAAGAATGCCTTTCATCATGATGGAAGAGCGCCCCAATAG
- a CDS encoding ADP-heptose synthase — translation MRRRFVIEAVMVATYGQLLVPSRPVDFVLPYSTILELYDMKDGSDPIMDNPEDDAHVKQKIAELIAFFEDPFNRKKIERALQMPWRESSPLLLNDTIQFTVVHAVDNAHYGEYFDPIETELLLTSLKLDVPLLSDQFEFQDRLIEAEVPVQVYDIEDYEFAVEEGIPATSWEPMRDV, via the coding sequence ATGCGACGGCGCTTTGTTATTGAAGCCGTAATGGTAGCTACTTATGGACAATTGCTCGTGCCAAGCCGGCCGGTCGATTTTGTCTTGCCATATTCGACGATCTTAGAGCTGTACGATATGAAGGACGGATCGGATCCGATTATGGACAATCCGGAGGACGATGCGCATGTGAAGCAGAAAATCGCGGAGCTTATCGCTTTCTTCGAAGATCCGTTCAATCGCAAAAAAATCGAACGCGCGCTCCAGATGCCTTGGCGCGAGAGCTCGCCGCTCCTGTTGAACGATACTATTCAATTCACGGTCGTGCATGCGGTGGATAACGCCCATTATGGCGAATATTTCGACCCGATCGAGACCGAGCTGCTGCTTACTTCGCTAAAGCTGGACGTTCCGCTACTATCGGATCAATTCGAATTCCAGGACCGGCTGATCGAAGCCGAAGTGCCCGTGCAAGTATACGATATTGAGGATTATGAGTTTGCGGTAGAGGAAGGCATTCCTGCGACGAGCTGGGAACCCATGCGAGACGTATAG